In Solibacillus isronensis, one DNA window encodes the following:
- a CDS encoding transporter substrate-binding domain-containing protein, giving the protein MRLEKKLILIFSFIAACFLSACAEKEKLADGSELIHKDQFVFAASGEFKPFSYVNNEDLTMSGFDIEVGEAIAKELGLEPVQKRIKFKGIVEGVKTGRADVAVASHTINPQRSKHVAFSTPYYYSGPQIFTRPESEIKTVDDLDGKEVAVAKGSTYADTASRYTDNVKTYDSDITALQALNSGRHDAVITDFVTGKNAAKEGFKVEGQQLIERSEQAIVLPQDNPNLLKRVNEALEKLREDGTLTRISMKYFGEDITKKPE; this is encoded by the coding sequence ATGCGGTTGGAAAAAAAGTTAATATTGATATTCAGTTTTATCGCGGCCTGCTTCTTATCAGCTTGTGCGGAGAAGGAAAAGCTTGCCGACGGATCTGAACTGATACATAAAGATCAGTTTGTTTTTGCTGCATCTGGCGAGTTTAAACCATTTAGTTATGTAAATAATGAGGACCTTACGATGTCAGGCTTTGATATCGAAGTTGGCGAAGCGATCGCAAAAGAACTCGGTCTTGAACCGGTTCAAAAGCGTATCAAGTTTAAAGGTATAGTAGAAGGAGTCAAGACTGGCCGTGCAGATGTAGCTGTTGCCAGCCACACGATTAATCCACAGCGAAGCAAACATGTTGCTTTCTCTACCCCCTATTATTATTCTGGACCGCAGATTTTTACCCGACCAGAAAGTGAAATCAAAACTGTTGATGATTTAGACGGAAAGGAAGTCGCTGTAGCTAAAGGATCAACCTATGCTGATACAGCCTCCAGGTATACCGATAATGTTAAAACCTATGACAGTGACATCACTGCTTTGCAGGCGTTAAACAGCGGTCGTCATGATGCGGTAATCACCGATTTTGTTACCGGGAAAAATGCTGCAAAAGAAGGGTTTAAAGTTGAAGGTCAGCAGTTAATTGAACGCAGTGAACAAGCGATTGTACTGCCTCAAGATAACCCTAACCTATTAAAGCGAGTTAACGAGGCGCTGGAAAAACTCCGGGAAGATGGAACACTTACTCGGATTAGCATGAAGTATTTTGGTGAGGACATTACAAAAAAACCTGAATAA
- a CDS encoding Fe3+ hydroxamate ABC transporter substrate-binding protein — translation MVLIIPKCMKCDNEIKDDESVLVQMRYPKRKGFTEIKAYLNLEGKFICEKCSTEINI, via the coding sequence GTGGTCCTAATCATTCCAAAATGCATGAAATGTGATAATGAAATTAAAGACGATGAATCAGTATTGGTTCAAATGCGTTATCCGAAGCGAAAAGGGTTTACGGAAATCAAAGCTTATTTGAATCTGGAAGGCAAATTTATTTGTGAAAAGTGCTCAACGGAAATTAATATTTAA
- a CDS encoding serine/threonine protein kinase, producing the protein MVKDFEKVMETLSKIDVFSNPNNEPVTIIGEAENLKCVGIGTDAAVFWSEHTPAYAFKLYAKDKSAKVMVEESVYRKLGNSPYFSTCFGSNDNCLVLSYEEGKTLFECILEGIHIPEQAINDVEEAREYARSKGLNPRDIHLKNILLQNGRAKIIDVSEYTMSGNDCRWEHLKKGYEQYYHLIDGKSVPIGVVETVRKWYNRRGKKSLSFEEITTPILKLFFKN; encoded by the coding sequence ATGGTAAAAGACTTCGAAAAAGTAATGGAAACTCTCTCAAAAATAGATGTATTTTCCAATCCGAACAATGAGCCAGTTACGATTATTGGTGAAGCAGAGAATTTGAAATGTGTAGGAATCGGGACGGACGCGGCAGTTTTTTGGTCCGAACACACCCCGGCGTATGCATTCAAACTATATGCGAAAGATAAATCAGCCAAAGTAATGGTGGAAGAAAGTGTTTACCGGAAGTTAGGCAATTCGCCTTATTTTTCAACCTGTTTTGGTTCGAACGACAATTGCCTCGTATTAAGTTACGAGGAAGGGAAGACGCTATTTGAATGTATCCTTGAAGGCATCCATATTCCGGAACAGGCGATAAATGATGTCGAAGAAGCAAGAGAATATGCGCGCAGTAAGGGCCTGAATCCGCGTGATATTCATTTGAAAAATATACTGCTGCAAAACGGCAGAGCTAAAATAATCGATGTTTCCGAGTATACGATGTCAGGAAATGATTGTCGATGGGAACATTTAAAAAAAGGGTATGAGCAATACTATCATTTAATAGACGGGAAATCCGTGCCGATCGGGGTAGTTGAAACCGTTCGAAAGTGGTATAACAGGCGAGGGAAGAAATCATTGTCATTTGAAGAAATTACAACACCTATTTTAAAACTTTTCTTTAAAAATTGA
- a CDS encoding YhgE/Pip domain-containing protein, with amino-acid sequence MKFKQFLKSQGAIASIFMGIFYAVAMLGIFLPGYTAIPGNMDELKIAIVNDDKGEAGNQIAGQLGESLPFKTIETDLTNKQALKDLEHNELALVIHIPENFSADAQSGKGTNIDFTVNEASSTMVSSSMSSVVTQINSELSANFSQQTAQGILMNFNLPEEQAAEMAAQIENSYTGNYVIMNDVPTGMHNSMLPMFLTMACYVGAMIAGMQLVGSFKASRGKASKTRLFMYVQLTALMIAVLSTIASLTVAFSIADVDMAVLLPVAGQQILLYMAAFNVCAIPIFILGEGGMILNIPILLMQTLANGATIPRDMMYAPYEWFSYITPMYHSVQSYLAIMFGSISPGPYLWGLAAVGVGAMLINVLIVWIFHKPLPVDAPAEQPASLKKADEVIA; translated from the coding sequence GTGAAATTTAAACAATTTTTAAAATCACAAGGAGCAATTGCTTCTATTTTTATGGGAATATTTTATGCGGTAGCGATGCTCGGAATCTTTTTACCTGGATATACAGCAATACCCGGCAATATGGATGAATTAAAAATTGCCATCGTAAATGACGACAAAGGCGAAGCTGGCAATCAGATTGCAGGTCAGCTAGGTGAAAGCTTACCATTTAAGACAATCGAAACAGACTTAACAAATAAACAGGCTCTGAAAGACTTAGAGCACAATGAACTTGCATTAGTTATTCATATCCCTGAAAACTTTTCGGCGGATGCACAGAGCGGTAAAGGTACTAACATTGATTTCACAGTAAATGAAGCTTCATCAACAATGGTTTCATCTTCTATGTCATCTGTAGTTACTCAGATTAATAGCGAATTAAGTGCAAATTTCTCACAGCAAACAGCTCAAGGCATTTTAATGAATTTTAACCTTCCTGAAGAACAGGCTGCTGAAATGGCTGCGCAAATCGAAAACAGCTACACTGGAAACTATGTCATTATGAATGATGTGCCAACGGGAATGCATAACAGTATGCTGCCAATGTTTTTAACAATGGCTTGTTATGTAGGTGCAATGATTGCAGGAATGCAGTTAGTCGGTTCATTTAAAGCGAGCCGTGGTAAAGCGAGCAAAACACGATTATTTATGTATGTACAATTGACTGCATTAATGATTGCAGTACTTTCAACTATTGCTTCATTAACTGTTGCCTTTTCAATTGCAGATGTCGACATGGCAGTATTGTTGCCTGTAGCCGGTCAGCAGATTTTATTGTATATGGCTGCATTTAATGTTTGTGCAATTCCAATATTTATCCTTGGTGAAGGCGGTATGATTCTTAACATTCCGATTCTGCTAATGCAAACATTGGCAAATGGCGCAACAATTCCACGTGATATGATGTACGCACCATATGAATGGTTCAGCTATATTACACCGATGTACCATTCGGTTCAATCATATTTAGCGATTATGTTCGGTTCGATCAGCCCTGGCCCTTACCTATGGGGATTAGCTGCAGTAGGTGTCGGAGCAATGCTTATTAATGTCCTTATTGTTTGGATCTTCCATAAGCCGCTGCCAGTTGATGCACCGGCTGAACAACCAGCTTCTTTAAAAAAAGCGGATGAAGTTATCGCATAA
- a CDS encoding PadR family transcriptional regulator: MSIQIYILSKLAKESSYPYKLKKELSEPIPFDKLANLTESKLYYHFESLTKQGLIEPTEIIKEDNRPDKQVFAITEQGLALLPNKIYQLFEKADSLSDTIVGLMNLDFVDRAKIIIILEEKLKKLEKKRDYITSLNMQVKLEGSKKEGGDFLTGYFTSRFNNEGEWISSLIEKVRNGSI; this comes from the coding sequence ATGTCCATCCAAATTTATATATTGAGCAAGTTAGCGAAAGAAAGCAGTTATCCATATAAACTAAAAAAAGAGCTGTCAGAACCGATTCCTTTTGATAAATTGGCGAACCTGACGGAAAGTAAGCTCTATTATCATTTCGAGTCTTTGACAAAACAAGGACTTATCGAGCCAACAGAGATTATTAAAGAAGATAACCGGCCGGATAAGCAAGTTTTCGCCATTACAGAACAGGGTCTTGCATTGCTTCCGAACAAAATTTATCAGCTTTTTGAAAAAGCCGATTCCCTTTCAGATACAATTGTAGGTTTAATGAATCTGGACTTTGTGGATCGTGCGAAAATCATTATAATTCTTGAAGAGAAATTAAAAAAGCTTGAAAAGAAAAGAGATTATATTACAAGTTTGAATATGCAAGTTAAGCTGGAAGGTTCTAAAAAAGAAGGTGGGGATTTTTTAACCGGCTATTTTACAAGTCGTTTTAATAATGAAGGTGAATGGATTTCTTCACTGATTGAAAAAGTACGAAATGGATCTATTTAA
- a CDS encoding four-helix bundle copper-binding protein — translation MSHEQHQQLLQTLHECMEACNHCFDACLKEDHVQMMTECIRLDRECADICNYLEQAISRGTPFISELAAVCAKICEACGNECKKHDHDHCQKCAEACFKCAEACKKVA, via the coding sequence ATGTCACATGAGCAACATCAACAATTGCTGCAAACTTTACATGAATGTATGGAAGCATGCAACCACTGTTTTGACGCATGCTTAAAAGAGGATCACGTTCAGATGATGACCGAATGTATCCGTCTGGACAGAGAATGTGCAGATATTTGCAACTACTTGGAACAGGCAATTTCTAGAGGTACCCCGTTTATTTCCGAGCTGGCTGCCGTTTGTGCAAAAATTTGTGAAGCATGCGGAAATGAATGCAAAAAACATGATCATGACCATTGCCAAAAGTGTGCGGAAGCGTGCTTTAAATGTGCAGAAGCATGTAAAAAAGTTGCCTGA
- a CDS encoding AraC family transcriptional regulator, with translation MPKELNQVIEYIEEHLTEDLSLESIAQYAGVSDYHFRTVFFHLSGMTLNEYVKNRKLSEANKDLINGEKVTDVAFKYGYQSVDGFTRAFKKWCDCLPSDVIKKKVSKSFPKLTFVITVKGGVSMEWRIEDKQAFNLAGVSKRVPMQFEGVNQEIVKLAQSITEEQRKEMRALQNTEPFEIVNASYHADENFLKEEGQLTHMIGVLTTETEVSDRLEKVRVEACTWAVFPNEGPFPATLQETMAKIYSEWLPTSDYEIIQAPTFSFTKMDENKKGYAYSEIWLPVRKK, from the coding sequence TTGCCAAAAGAATTAAATCAGGTGATTGAATATATTGAAGAACATTTAACCGAGGACTTGTCTCTCGAAAGTATTGCACAGTATGCCGGGGTTTCCGATTACCACTTTAGAACAGTATTTTTTCACCTTTCAGGGATGACTTTAAATGAGTATGTTAAAAACAGAAAACTATCGGAAGCAAATAAGGATTTAATAAATGGAGAAAAGGTAACAGATGTTGCGTTTAAATACGGTTACCAGTCAGTCGACGGTTTTACTAGAGCATTTAAAAAATGGTGTGATTGCTTACCATCGGATGTCATCAAAAAGAAAGTAAGCAAGTCATTTCCTAAACTCACATTCGTTATTACAGTAAAAGGAGGAGTTTCAATGGAATGGAGAATTGAAGATAAACAAGCGTTTAATTTAGCAGGGGTAAGCAAACGTGTACCTATGCAGTTTGAAGGTGTAAATCAGGAAATCGTAAAGCTGGCCCAAAGCATAACGGAAGAACAAAGAAAAGAAATGCGCGCACTGCAAAATACAGAGCCCTTTGAAATTGTGAATGCATCTTATCATGCTGATGAGAATTTCCTTAAAGAAGAAGGGCAGTTAACGCATATGATCGGTGTCTTAACGACTGAAACTGAAGTCAGTGATCGATTAGAAAAAGTGCGAGTTGAAGCATGTACGTGGGCGGTATTTCCGAATGAAGGACCGTTTCCTGCCACATTACAAGAAACAATGGCCAAAATATACTCGGAATGGCTTCCTACTTCCGATTATGAAATTATCCAAGCACCAACTTTTTCGTTTACTAAAATGGATGAAAATAAAAAAGGTTATGCTTACAGTGAAATTTGGCTTCCTGTTCGGAAAAAATAA
- a CDS encoding YdhK family protein → MKKKRLVTGALVLSTALVLAACGGNEEESNSIEEMDHSNMEHAQMDHSSSGEVPEGLANAENPTYPVGSEAIINADHMGGMNDATATITGAFDTTVYMVTYTPTTGGEPVEDHKWVIHEELEDAGEAPVNSGEDVVLNAEHMDGMDGATATIDSAEQTTVYMVSYKDTETGEEVTHHKWVTESELSPVE, encoded by the coding sequence ATGAAAAAAAAGAGATTAGTAACAGGTGCGCTCGTTTTAAGTACAGCGCTCGTTTTAGCGGCTTGTGGTGGAAATGAAGAAGAGTCAAACTCTATAGAAGAAATGGATCATTCAAATATGGAACACGCCCAAATGGACCATTCAAGTTCAGGTGAAGTACCTGAAGGATTGGCGAATGCGGAAAACCCTACATATCCAGTTGGCAGCGAAGCAATAATTAATGCCGATCATATGGGCGGTATGAATGACGCAACAGCAACCATTACCGGAGCATTTGATACAACTGTTTATATGGTTACGTATACTCCAACAACTGGTGGCGAGCCAGTTGAAGATCACAAATGGGTTATTCATGAAGAGCTTGAAGACGCTGGAGAAGCACCAGTCAATTCCGGTGAAGATGTCGTATTAAATGCGGAACATATGGACGGAATGGATGGTGCGACCGCTACAATCGATTCGGCTGAGCAAACGACCGTATATATGGTGAGCTATAAAGATACTGAAACAGGTGAGGAAGTAACGCATCATAAATGGGTAACAGAGAGTGAACTTTCCCCTGTGGAATAA